The Planctomycetia bacterium genome contains a region encoding:
- the sufB gene encoding Fe-S cluster assembly protein SufB codes for MPTDTQTLQELASREYAEGFYSEIEADQIPPGLTEDTIRLISRKKNEPAFMLEFRLKAFRNWLKMEEPRWWPNLKIGPIDYQSLSYYSAPSLKVDKQELDKVFEKLGISLEEKERLTGNSNVAVDAVFDSVSVKTTFQKELASKGIIFCSFSEAIQHHPELVEKYMGSVVPANDNYFAALNSAVFSDGSFVYIPKGVRCPMELSTYFRINAAGTGQFERTLIIAEEGAYVSYLEGCTAPMRDENQLHAAVVELIAVGDKAQIKYSTVQNWYPGDEEGKGGIYNFVTKRGICKGFASKISWTQVETGSAITWKYPSVILQGNDSVGEFYSVALTKAKQQADTGTKMVHLGKNTSSTIVSKGISAGNGQNTYRGLVKINKGADNARNYSQCDSMLLGDRCGAHTFPYIEVKNPTAQVEHEASTSKIGEDQIFYCNQRGISSEDAVSMIVNGFCKEVFKELPMEFAVEAQKLLGISLEGSVG; via the coding sequence ATGCCTACTGATACGCAGACATTGCAAGAACTCGCGAGCCGCGAATATGCGGAAGGCTTCTATTCCGAAATAGAAGCTGACCAGATTCCACCCGGTTTGACGGAAGACACGATCCGCCTGATCTCGCGGAAGAAGAACGAACCAGCATTCATGCTCGAGTTCCGTCTGAAAGCGTTTCGCAACTGGCTCAAAATGGAAGAGCCTCGCTGGTGGCCTAACCTCAAGATCGGTCCAATCGATTATCAGTCGTTGAGCTACTATTCCGCGCCGAGTTTGAAGGTAGACAAACAGGAACTCGACAAGGTCTTTGAAAAGCTGGGCATCTCGCTCGAAGAAAAAGAAAGGCTGACAGGCAACAGCAATGTCGCGGTCGATGCGGTTTTCGACAGTGTTTCGGTAAAGACCACGTTCCAGAAAGAACTGGCCAGCAAGGGGATTATCTTCTGTTCGTTCAGCGAAGCGATTCAGCATCACCCGGAACTGGTCGAGAAGTACATGGGCTCGGTGGTGCCTGCCAACGACAACTACTTCGCAGCGCTGAACTCCGCGGTCTTTTCCGATGGCAGCTTCGTTTACATCCCCAAGGGTGTCCGCTGCCCGATGGAACTGAGCACCTACTTCCGCATCAATGCGGCAGGCACCGGCCAGTTTGAACGGACGCTCATCATTGCTGAAGAAGGTGCCTACGTCAGCTACCTGGAAGGCTGCACCGCTCCGATGCGTGATGAAAACCAGTTGCATGCTGCGGTGGTGGAACTGATTGCAGTAGGTGACAAAGCACAAATCAAGTACAGCACCGTTCAGAACTGGTACCCCGGCGATGAAGAGGGAAAAGGGGGCATTTACAACTTTGTCACCAAGCGGGGCATCTGCAAAGGGTTCGCTTCCAAGATCAGTTGGACGCAGGTGGAAACCGGCTCAGCTATCACTTGGAAATACCCAAGCGTGATTCTGCAAGGTAACGATTCAGTGGGCGAGTTTTATTCGGTAGCTTTGACCAAAGCGAAACAACAGGCCGATACCGGCACCAAGATGGTACATCTGGGCAAGAACACCAGCAGCACCATTGTCAGTAAAGGCATCTCGGCAGGCAACGGCCAGAATACCTACCGTGGCCTGGTGAAGATCAACAAAGGTGCTGACAATGCCCGCAACTATTCGCAGTGCGATTCAATGCTGCTGGGCGACCGCTGCGGAGCACACACGTTCCCGTATATCGAGGTGAAAAACCCAACAGCCCAGGTGGAACACGAAGCAAGCACCAGCAAGATTGGCGAAGACCAGATCTTCTATTGCAACCAGCGCGGCATCAGCAGCGAAGATGCGGTCAGCATGATCGTGAACGGCTTCTGCAAGGAAGTGTTCAAAGAGCTGCCTATGGAGTTTGCAGTGGAAGCCCAGAAGCTGCTGGGCATCAGCCTGGAAGGAAGCGTGGGGTGA
- a CDS encoding Rrf2 family transcriptional regulator: protein MKITAQEEYGLRCLLQIARAGEKNSLSIAEIAEREGLSTPYAAKMLSLLRQVGFIDSTLGRSGGYKLAKPPHELGLGTVLLAIGERLFEESEYCQKHAGTETEGTCVHHSSCNLRSLWQTLESCMQHILDGLTLADLLDDKTHWATMVQQRLAMPIGSRGDESRPRPAVMNLNIRVPMKNTVSVHSSETT from the coding sequence ATGAAAATCACAGCTCAAGAAGAATATGGATTGCGTTGCCTGTTGCAGATTGCCCGGGCGGGGGAAAAGAACAGCCTGAGCATTGCCGAGATTGCTGAGCGCGAAGGGCTTTCCACCCCTTATGCTGCCAAGATGCTCAGCCTGCTTCGACAGGTGGGGTTCATCGACAGCACCCTGGGGCGGTCGGGTGGGTACAAACTCGCCAAGCCTCCTCATGAACTGGGCCTGGGAACCGTGCTGCTGGCGATTGGCGAAAGGCTCTTTGAAGAAAGCGAGTATTGCCAGAAGCATGCAGGTACTGAAACCGAAGGTACTTGTGTCCATCATTCTTCGTGCAACCTGCGTTCGCTCTGGCAAACGCTGGAAAGTTGCATGCAGCATATTCTTGATGGCCTGACGCTGGCCGATCTGCTCGATGACAAGACGCACTGGGCAACGATGGTGCAGCAGCGTTTGGCGATGCCCATAGGTAGCCGAGGCGATGAGAGTCGCCCACGGCCTGCTGTGATGAATCTGAACATCCGTGTACCGATGAAAAATACAGTATCGGTGCATTCATCTGAAACAACTTAG
- a CDS encoding Glu/Leu/Phe/Val dehydrogenase, which yields MLDVSPVFRMARQQMVKVAERSELEPGILDRLSVPKRCFIVSIPVRLDDGSTRVFNGFRVQHHITSGPAKGGLRYHTAVDLGEVAALAMWMSWKCGLMNLPFGGGKGGITVDPVKHSKRELERITRRYTEELLPMIGPRVDVMAPDVGTDEQTMAWIMDTYSMSIGHACPEIVTGKPVEIGGCLGRREATGRGVVYTIMCALKEYSIDPKQATAVVQGFGNVGSVACNELVQRGVKILAVSDRYGAIMNEDGLDIPALIKHVNENPKGLPDFPKAKKVDPKEMLNMKCTVLVPAALERVITAENAGKLQCKIIAEGANGPTTPEADDILEERGIVIIPDILCNAGGVTVSYFEWVQDLQQLFWDEAEVQKRLQRLMEDAYSRVRKLAKERDFKNNRIAALTLGVEKVAREKDIRGLYP from the coding sequence ATGCTGGATGTGTCGCCGGTGTTCCGCATGGCTCGCCAGCAGATGGTCAAAGTCGCCGAGCGAAGCGAACTGGAACCGGGAATTCTTGATCGACTCAGCGTACCCAAGCGATGTTTCATTGTCAGCATTCCCGTTCGCCTTGACGATGGCTCGACGCGAGTCTTCAACGGCTTCCGTGTTCAGCATCACATTACCAGCGGGCCGGCCAAGGGTGGGCTGCGGTATCACACCGCCGTAGATCTTGGTGAAGTAGCAGCACTGGCCATGTGGATGTCGTGGAAATGTGGCCTGATGAATCTGCCTTTCGGCGGTGGCAAAGGTGGCATCACGGTTGACCCAGTCAAGCATAGCAAACGCGAACTGGAACGCATCACCAGGCGCTACACCGAAGAACTGCTGCCGATGATCGGGCCTCGCGTCGACGTGATGGCACCGGATGTCGGCACCGATGAACAGACGATGGCCTGGATCATGGATACCTACTCCATGAGTATTGGCCATGCCTGCCCCGAAATTGTCACCGGCAAACCGGTTGAAATTGGTGGCTGTCTGGGTCGCCGTGAAGCGACGGGTCGTGGTGTTGTCTACACGATCATGTGTGCTCTCAAGGAATACAGCATTGATCCCAAGCAGGCTACTGCCGTCGTGCAGGGGTTTGGCAACGTGGGATCGGTCGCTTGCAATGAGCTGGTCCAGCGTGGCGTCAAGATTCTTGCCGTCTCTGATCGCTATGGTGCGATCATGAATGAAGATGGGCTCGATATTCCAGCATTGATCAAGCATGTGAATGAAAACCCCAAGGGCTTGCCTGATTTCCCCAAGGCGAAAAAAGTTGATCCGAAAGAAATGCTCAACATGAAATGCACCGTGTTGGTGCCAGCAGCGCTGGAACGGGTGATCACAGCAGAAAATGCAGGGAAGCTGCAATGCAAGATCATTGCTGAAGGTGCCAATGGCCCCACGACACCTGAAGCGGATGACATCCTCGAAGAACGAGGCATCGTGATCATACCTGATATCCTTTGCAACGCTGGTGGTGTCACCGTCAGCTACTTCGAATGGGTGCAGGATCTGCAGCAACTCTTCTGGGATGAAGCTGAAGTGCAGAAACGATTACAGCGACTGATGGAAGATGCGTATTCCAGAGTCAGGAAACTGGCCAAAGAACGTGACTTCAAGAACAACCGTATCGCAGCACTGACACTCGGCGTAGAAAAGGTAGCCCGCGAAAAAGACATCCGCGGTTTGTACCCATAA
- a CDS encoding HD domain-containing protein, producing MASDREGNRFVAQRRIRLRGVGPQVEGKYWESESLLRIGRYEHLEIVLNDASISRRHGELAATDQGWIVRDLGSTNGTYLNGVKVGRTDRKIKVRDVIQFGNLVMVVAVCEDGPSEPEEPPTGGLQIQASSTNSWHRALESVAFQHINKPRSGDRLMALLRAGHHLVHANSLDDLLRSVLDDAVSALDAQRAAIVLSNEDSNDLVLKAVATKDKESKGRVYFSKSIARRCFDKAESVLCRDVTHSPELAVANSIADGTMSSVICALLRSPRKQLGVLHLDRGPLKEPFTNDDLQLADALAASVSAGIEVAQLVEQQRELFLRTVTALAQAVEMRDAYTGNHTQRVTDYSLIIAQELKLSAEDARWVQIGTPLHDIGKIGIDDSILRKRTNLTHEEYEIMKSHTTKGASILMAIPELTPAIPIVRSHHEQWDGGGYPDGLKGEQIPLLARIVAVADAFDAMTSDRPYRSGLSMQRAFDEIRTKAGKQFDPEAAAAFLRQREKIEESYSQRVVLEEPEEAIHPASISQSFLDVDHGTNTSCIDPSVLPRQHR from the coding sequence ATGGCTTCAGACAGAGAAGGGAACCGTTTTGTGGCCCAGCGGCGCATCCGACTTCGCGGTGTAGGTCCCCAGGTTGAGGGCAAATACTGGGAATCGGAATCGTTGCTGCGCATCGGTCGCTATGAACATCTCGAAATCGTTCTGAACGATGCCTCCATCAGCCGACGACATGGTGAATTAGCTGCTACTGACCAGGGTTGGATTGTCCGCGATCTGGGCAGCACCAATGGCACCTATCTGAACGGTGTTAAAGTTGGTCGCACTGATCGCAAAATCAAAGTCCGTGACGTCATCCAGTTTGGCAACCTGGTCATGGTGGTAGCTGTCTGTGAAGATGGCCCCAGTGAACCCGAAGAACCACCGACCGGTGGCCTGCAGATACAGGCATCCAGCACCAATTCCTGGCACCGTGCACTCGAAAGCGTTGCTTTCCAGCACATCAACAAACCTCGCTCTGGCGACAGGCTGATGGCACTGTTGCGTGCCGGCCATCATCTGGTTCATGCCAATTCCCTCGACGACCTGCTTCGCTCCGTTCTCGATGATGCTGTCTCAGCACTCGATGCCCAGCGTGCCGCCATCGTGCTTTCCAATGAAGACAGCAACGATTTGGTACTGAAAGCAGTTGCAACCAAGGACAAGGAATCCAAAGGCCGGGTATACTTCAGCAAGAGCATTGCCCGCCGATGTTTTGACAAGGCAGAATCTGTTCTGTGTCGCGATGTCACTCATTCGCCGGAACTGGCCGTTGCCAACAGCATTGCCGATGGCACCATGAGTTCCGTCATCTGTGCTCTGCTCCGCTCCCCTCGCAAACAGCTGGGCGTTTTGCACCTCGATCGTGGTCCACTAAAAGAGCCTTTCACCAACGATGATCTGCAACTGGCTGATGCCCTCGCTGCCAGTGTTTCAGCAGGCATTGAAGTCGCTCAATTAGTCGAACAACAACGTGAACTGTTTCTGCGTACCGTTACTGCACTGGCTCAGGCAGTCGAAATGCGAGACGCCTATACGGGCAACCATACGCAGCGTGTCACCGATTACTCTTTGATCATCGCCCAGGAACTCAAGTTAAGTGCTGAAGATGCACGCTGGGTGCAGATTGGCACGCCGCTGCACGATATCGGCAAGATTGGCATCGATGACTCCATTCTCCGCAAGCGCACCAATCTGACACACGAAGAATATGAGATAATGAAGTCGCACACCACTAAGGGTGCGTCAATCCTGATGGCCATACCCGAACTGACACCAGCGATCCCCATCGTTCGCAGCCATCATGAACAATGGGATGGCGGCGGATACCCGGATGGACTCAAAGGCGAGCAGATTCCGCTCCTGGCCCGCATCGTTGCCGTGGCAGATGCCTTTGATGCCATGACCTCAGACAGGCCTTACCGCAGTGGGCTTTCCATGCAGCGTGCTTTTGATGAAATCCGCACCAAGGCAGGCAAACAGTTTGACCCGGAAGCAGCAGCAGCTTTCCTCCGTCAACGCGAGAAAATCGAAGAGTCTTACTCACAGCGTGTTGTGCTGGAAGAACCCGAAGAAGCCATTCACCCCGCCTCGATTAGCCAATCTTTCCTCGATGTCGATCATGGCACCAATACCAGTTGCATCGATCCTTCCGTATTACCACGGCAGCATCGATAA
- a CDS encoding PhnD/SsuA/transferrin family substrate-binding protein, with protein MLTTRRNWLQAILASGILVPWSSIRAASHEPVKVALLESVFAGQDRDKVVEQIKPFAEIIQKDTKTDAVFDVVTLSQVESEFKTGKIQLVILTGLEYAWLQVAYPEAKALLVASIDEGSTRTVVVTKESDTAKDLKDLSGAKVAIPDRIPFVSQYYLQATLGQPLDKAFQQKKSGNVDETLEEVLDGNARAAIVTGAGMEVFKERKPGRFKKLKAIHTSMDFPPATVMYNEKHADKDALAKFKDALLKSNEKPEGARVLTLYKLKGFEEVPAGFEQKVKEVAKAYPRKSQG; from the coding sequence ATGCTGACAACACGCCGGAATTGGTTACAGGCAATACTCGCCTCCGGAATACTGGTTCCCTGGAGTTCCATCCGGGCGGCCTCCCATGAGCCGGTGAAGGTGGCTTTATTAGAGAGTGTTTTTGCCGGGCAGGATCGTGACAAGGTGGTTGAACAGATCAAGCCTTTTGCTGAGATCATTCAGAAAGACACGAAAACCGACGCAGTTTTTGATGTGGTGACCTTATCGCAGGTCGAATCTGAGTTCAAAACAGGAAAGATACAACTGGTAATTCTAACGGGTCTGGAATACGCCTGGTTGCAAGTTGCTTATCCGGAAGCCAAAGCGCTCCTGGTAGCCAGCATTGATGAAGGCTCGACACGAACGGTAGTGGTTACCAAGGAAAGCGATACAGCCAAGGATTTGAAAGACCTATCAGGCGCCAAAGTTGCCATCCCTGATCGTATACCGTTTGTTTCGCAATATTATCTGCAGGCAACGCTGGGTCAGCCTTTGGATAAGGCATTCCAACAGAAGAAATCTGGCAATGTTGATGAAACGCTGGAAGAAGTTCTCGATGGCAATGCTCGGGCCGCGATTGTTACAGGTGCAGGCATGGAAGTTTTCAAGGAACGCAAGCCAGGCAGATTCAAGAAGCTGAAGGCGATCCATACTTCGATGGATTTCCCCCCTGCTACGGTGATGTACAACGAAAAGCATGCAGACAAGGATGCGTTGGCTAAATTCAAAGATGCATTGCTGAAATCGAACGAGAAGCCTGAAGGCGCCCGCGTGCTGACGCTGTATAAGCTCAAAGGGTTTGAAGAAGTTCCTGCAGGCTTTGAACAGAAGGTGAAGGAGGTAGCGAAGGCATATCCGCGGAAGAGTCAGGGGTGA
- a CDS encoding SufS family cysteine desulfurase has protein sequence MSASLKSKRDTIAAPPGLLNVRGDFPIFEQPMRGRPLVYLDSGASTQKPQVVIDAVGDYYEKHHANIHRGNYELSVEATALYEQAREKVARFLNAKESCEIIFTRGTTESINLVASSLGRLLLKPGDEIIVSTLEHHSNIVPWQLACEQYGAVLKVIPINDAGELILDEYRKLLSPRTRIVAVTHLSNALGSVIDIAHITKLAHGVGAVVLVDGAQWVAHHPTDVQSLDVDFYAFSGHKLYGPTGIGVLYGKRAWLEEMPPYQGGGDMIRQVTFAKTTYADLPNKFEAGTPHIAGAVGLGTAIDYLQKQGLDKVARHEEVLLKYLERRLHEVPGLRIIGQAKHQSGCISFVLENPYQAAYDVGLRLDVDGIAVRTGHHCCMPLMDRLGINATIRASLGVYNTSHDIDVLVESLKTLRQERSSQPAISLQMGNDFNFPEASATSPETAAEQLIDEFSFLDDWADRYQYIIDLGNKLPAFPESERIEANRVHGCQSTVYLSARKRPGTMDTLDFIAESDADIVKGLIAILQRLFAGQKASAILVFDIDGFLEKLGLDKHLALTRRNGLASMIQRIKSLAQAIESACVGCVKC, from the coding sequence ATGTCCGCTTCGCTGAAATCGAAACGCGATACCATAGCAGCGCCGCCAGGCTTGCTGAATGTTCGTGGCGATTTCCCGATTTTTGAGCAACCCATGCGGGGCAGACCGTTGGTCTATCTCGATAGCGGCGCTTCCACCCAGAAGCCGCAAGTGGTGATTGATGCGGTCGGCGATTACTACGAAAAGCACCACGCCAACATTCATCGAGGCAACTACGAACTCAGCGTGGAAGCGACCGCACTCTACGAACAGGCCCGCGAGAAAGTCGCCCGCTTTCTGAACGCCAAAGAATCCTGTGAGATCATCTTCACCCGCGGCACCACCGAAAGCATCAATCTGGTGGCTTCATCCCTGGGTAGGCTTTTGCTCAAGCCTGGCGATGAGATCATTGTTTCCACGCTGGAACATCACTCGAACATTGTCCCCTGGCAGTTGGCCTGCGAACAGTATGGTGCGGTGCTGAAAGTCATCCCCATCAATGATGCGGGCGAGTTGATTCTGGATGAATATCGCAAACTGCTGTCGCCCCGCACTCGCATCGTGGCTGTGACACATCTTTCCAATGCCTTGGGCAGTGTGATTGACATTGCCCACATCACGAAACTGGCTCACGGAGTTGGAGCAGTGGTGCTGGTCGATGGTGCTCAGTGGGTAGCCCATCACCCCACCGATGTGCAGTCGCTCGATGTCGATTTCTATGCCTTCTCAGGCCACAAGCTCTATGGCCCCACCGGTATCGGCGTGCTTTACGGTAAACGTGCCTGGCTGGAGGAGATGCCACCTTATCAGGGTGGTGGCGATATGATCCGCCAGGTCACCTTCGCCAAGACAACCTATGCCGACTTGCCTAACAAGTTTGAAGCGGGCACGCCTCACATTGCCGGTGCAGTGGGGCTGGGTACCGCCATCGATTACCTGCAGAAACAAGGCTTGGACAAGGTCGCCCGACACGAAGAGGTACTGCTGAAGTATCTCGAAAGGCGACTGCACGAAGTGCCCGGCCTGCGGATCATTGGTCAAGCGAAACACCAATCAGGCTGCATCTCCTTCGTGCTGGAAAATCCTTACCAGGCTGCTTACGATGTCGGGCTGCGACTCGATGTCGATGGTATCGCCGTTCGCACTGGCCACCATTGCTGTATGCCTTTGATGGACAGACTCGGCATCAATGCGACTATCCGTGCCAGCCTGGGGGTGTATAACACATCGCACGATATCGATGTACTTGTGGAATCGCTGAAGACACTTCGCCAGGAACGATCCAGTCAACCTGCCATCTCTCTACAAATGGGAAATGACTTCAACTTTCCCGAAGCCAGTGCCACATCCCCCGAAACTGCTGCAGAGCAGTTGATCGATGAATTTTCGTTTCTGGATGACTGGGCCGATCGTTACCAGTACATCATTGACCTGGGAAACAAGCTACCTGCTTTCCCGGAGAGTGAACGCATCGAGGCGAATCGGGTGCATGGCTGCCAAAGCACCGTCTACCTCTCGGCCCGCAAGCGACCAGGCACAATGGATACCCTCGATTTCATCGCGGAAAGCGATGCCGACATCGTCAAAGGATTGATTGCCATCCTGCAACGCCTCTTCGCCGGTCAGAAGGCTTCGGCCATTCTAGTCTTTGACATCGATGGCTTCCTGGAAAAGCTGGGTCTCGACAAACACCTCGCCCTCACCCGCCGCAATGGCCTGGCCAGCATGATCCAACGCATCAAATCCCTCGCCCAGGCCATCGAATCAGCCTGCGTGGGTTGTGTGAAGTGTTAG
- the sufD gene encoding Fe-S cluster assembly protein SufD gives MSIAKQKASSEQLALKSQMLSAFETFEKSVADTDTPFLRRLRSSAIARFDELGFPGSKDEEWRFTPLNKLYQHTFPLAKNQSEPLTDPFAIPNTIRVVCTDGFFRPELSQLEGLPAGCTILSLNDALTSKAELVENHLARHATFDDRVFAALGTAFLQDGVFIHLSRECVIEQPIHLIFQESGRGVMAFPRILVLADKHSQATIIETHHSAGEKPDLTVAVSEFVLCVEARIDHYRVNDVATTSFHFLTQQTRQCRGSNFRSHAFTHGGDLVRNDLFANLTAENCETTLNGLYTADASRLIDNHTTIDHAMPHCNSHEIYKGIIADKGKGVFNGKIFVRQDAQKTDAKQTNQTLLLSPDATIDTKPQLEIFADDVKCTHGATVGQLDADMLFYLRSRGISVPEAETMLTFAFANELISRVNIPALREELEHRFLNTSVSE, from the coding sequence ATGAGCATCGCAAAACAGAAAGCATCAAGTGAACAATTGGCATTGAAAAGCCAGATGCTGAGTGCGTTTGAAACGTTCGAAAAATCCGTCGCCGACACCGATACACCATTCCTGCGTCGGCTGCGAAGCAGTGCGATTGCCCGCTTCGATGAACTCGGCTTTCCGGGCAGCAAAGATGAGGAATGGCGATTCACGCCGTTGAACAAGCTGTACCAGCACACTTTCCCGCTCGCCAAAAATCAATCTGAACCGCTGACTGACCCCTTTGCCATCCCCAACACTATTCGGGTCGTCTGCACCGATGGCTTCTTCCGGCCGGAACTGTCACAGCTAGAGGGGCTGCCCGCTGGTTGCACTATTCTCAGTCTCAATGATGCTCTCACCAGTAAAGCTGAACTGGTTGAAAACCACTTGGCACGTCACGCTACCTTCGATGATCGGGTCTTTGCTGCCCTGGGCACCGCATTTCTGCAGGATGGCGTCTTCATCCACCTCTCGCGAGAGTGTGTTATTGAACAGCCCATCCACCTGATCTTCCAGGAATCAGGCCGGGGCGTGATGGCATTTCCCCGTATCCTGGTGCTGGCTGACAAACACAGCCAGGCGACCATCATCGAAACGCATCATTCCGCTGGTGAAAAACCCGATCTGACAGTTGCAGTCAGCGAATTTGTTCTCTGCGTGGAAGCCCGCATTGATCATTACCGTGTCAACGATGTCGCCACCACCAGTTTCCATTTCCTCACCCAGCAGACCCGGCAATGCCGGGGCAGCAACTTCCGCTCGCATGCCTTCACGCATGGTGGCGACCTGGTGCGAAACGATCTCTTCGCCAACCTCACCGCGGAGAACTGCGAGACCACGCTCAACGGCCTCTATACCGCCGATGCCAGCAGGCTGATCGATAACCACACCACCATCGATCATGCTATGCCCCACTGCAACAGTCATGAAATCTACAAGGGTATCATCGCGGACAAGGGCAAAGGCGTTTTCAACGGAAAGATTTTCGTCAGGCAGGATGCCCAGAAGACTGATGCCAAGCAGACCAACCAGACGCTGCTGCTATCCCCTGATGCCACCATCGATACCAAGCCTCAGCTCGAAATTTTTGCTGATGATGTCAAGTGCACGCACGGTGCCACCGTCGGGCAGCTCGATGCGGACATGCTTTTTTATCTCCGTTCACGAGGCATCAGCGTTCCCGAAGCGGAAACCATGCTGACCTTTGCCTTTGCCAATGAACTGATCAGCCGGGTGAATATCCCGGCACTGCGGGAAGAACTGGAACATCGGTTTCTGAACACCAGCGTTTCGGAGTAA
- the sufC gene encoding Fe-S cluster assembly ATPase SufC — MLTIENLHARVEDKEILKGLTLEVRPGEVHAIMGPNGSGKSTLAGVLAGKEAFEVTEGSVTFNGKDLLELDPEERACEGLFLAFQYPVEIPGVGNTYFLRAALNAKRKYQGLPELDASQFMKLVREKLKLIHMSEELLKRPVNEGFSGGEKKRNEIFQMAVLDPKLAILDETDSGLDIDALKVVSEGVNALRNDNRAFVVITHYQRLLNYIVPDFVHVLVDGRIVKSGGKELALELESKGYDGIKADLKKQLVKA, encoded by the coding sequence ATGCTCACCATCGAAAACCTCCATGCCCGTGTTGAAGATAAGGAAATCCTGAAAGGCCTGACTCTCGAAGTCAGGCCGGGCGAAGTGCATGCCATCATGGGGCCAAACGGCTCAGGCAAAAGCACTCTTGCCGGCGTGCTCGCAGGCAAAGAAGCCTTCGAAGTCACCGAAGGTTCCGTCACCTTCAACGGCAAAGACCTGCTCGAACTCGACCCAGAAGAACGGGCATGCGAAGGGCTGTTCCTGGCTTTCCAGTACCCGGTGGAAATTCCCGGCGTAGGCAACACCTACTTCCTGCGTGCCGCCCTCAATGCCAAACGCAAGTACCAAGGGTTGCCTGAACTCGATGCATCCCAGTTCATGAAACTGGTGCGTGAGAAGCTCAAGCTCATCCACATGAGCGAAGAACTGCTCAAGCGGCCAGTGAACGAAGGTTTCTCCGGCGGCGAGAAGAAACGCAACGAAATTTTTCAGATGGCAGTGCTCGACCCTAAGCTGGCCATCCTTGATGAAACCGATTCAGGCCTTGATATCGATGCCCTCAAAGTGGTGTCAGAAGGCGTCAATGCCCTTCGCAACGATAATCGTGCCTTCGTGGTCATTACGCACTATCAGCGTTTACTGAACTACATCGTGCCCGATTTTGTGCACGTGCTGGTGGATGGCCGCATCGTCAAATCGGGTGGCAAGGAACTTGCCCTGGAACTCGAATCCAAGGGCTACGATGGCATCAAAGCTGATCTGAAAAAACAACTGGTGAAAGCCTGA